TGCATCAAATGGAGGTAATGCCAAGTATAATTCCCAACGTCTGTTGATGCAATTAGGGTGCCAAGTTCTCAACTGCTTCGCCGAGAAGCCGCTTGAACCGGTCGAGCGTGACTGGGTAGGCCTGCATGGGGATGCCCATCCAGTCACAGTATTCCAGGAAGCCTTCGGGATCTTCCGCCATGTATTGATCCAGGTAACCGATGCCGTCCAGAACGATGGCACCACCGCTATGCCTCGGAAAATTTTCATTGGCGATACCCTTGTCCCAGCCTTTGAACACCTGCTTGCGAAATTTTACCCAGCCCGGCGTCATCCACCACACCGGTTCGCCTCCGGCCATTTCCTGGGCGATACGCCGGCGCTCCTCTTCCGTGGCGATCATGTCCATGCATTGCGTGGCCTGAATGCGACCCACCCTGGGACCCTGTTCCTTGATAATGGTCTGCATGAGCCGGGTCGGTTCGTTGACATTGACGTAACAGAATTTTCCGCCGTAAACCACCAGGACTTTTTCAGCCTTCTGCTTGGCTTTGTCGATCATGTTGACCAGCTGGCGTTCCAGTTCCGGAATGTCCTGGTGCAGCCCCGGCGTGGTGTAATAGAGGTGGTTCGTGTCCAGGAACCCTTCTTTTTTCAGATGATTCAGCTCCAGGCTCATCGTCCCGCAGGACACGATGGCGACATTGGCAAAAGAGATCTTTTCCATGTTCATGGATGCCTCCTTTTAATGGGTTCCGGTCGTTCAGCTCAGCGCTGTTTTAGATCAAGGTAAAAGCAAGATTGGTGCCAGAAATGGAATGACGGTCGGTTCAGTACTAACATGCCCCTTCTTTACTTGCCGTTGAGATTGAAGCGCTTCATTTGGCTCCACACACTCGTCCTGGAGATCCCCAGAATCCTGGCTGCCTCAGATTGGTTCCCCTTTGCACGGTTCAGCGCATCGACCAGGCGCTGTTTCTTGATGTCGTCCAGGCTTTGTGCCGGCTCGGCTGCCAGTTCGACCGGGTTGACATCCCGGCTGCCGTCGAATGGAAAGTGTTCGGGCAGGAGGGTTGGACCGTTGCAGGATACAAAAGCGTACTCGAAGGCGCTCTTAAGCTCGCGCACGTTTCCCGGCCATCTATACTGCATCAGGGACTCGAGGGCCGTCTTGGATATTTTTTCGATTTTTTTACCGCTTTTCATCTGCATTCTTCTAAAAAAAGTGTCCGCCAGGATGGGAATGTCGCCGAACCGTTCCCGTAGCGGGGGGACGTGGATGGGAATGACATTGATGCGGTAATAAAAGTCCTCACGGTAGGCGCCTTGTTCCACCAACTGACTCAAATTGCGACTGGTGGCTGAAATGATACGGGTGTCGATGTGAATGGGCCGGTTGTCGCCGACACGCTCCACCACCTTTTCCTCCAGCACCCGCAGCAGCTTGATCTGGGTGGACAGCGGCAGGTCCCCGATTTCATCAAGAAAAAGGTCGCCCCCCTGGGCCGCTTCAAAACGACCCTTACGGGTTTTATGCGCGCCGGTAAAAGCCCCTTTGACGTGGCCGAACAATTCACTCTCCAAAAGGGACTCGTTCAGGGCGGCGCAATTGACCTTGATATAGGCTGCATCCTTGCGATTTCCACTGTTATGGATGGCTTTGGCCACCAGTTCTTTTCCCGTGCCGCTTTCGCCGAAAATAATCACCGGTGCATCCGAGCGGGCAGCATTGGTAATCAGATCGAAGACCCGCTGCATGGCGGCCGACGACCCGACCATGCCGTGAAAGCGGTCTTCTGCCTTCAGCTCGCGTCTGAATTTTTCGATCTGGACCTCCTTGTCCATGAGATCGGTTATATCGGTCATGGTTTCGACGGCGCCGGCCACGTTGCCTTCCGCGTCAAGCAGCACCGACGCATTTTTCACGACATGAACATACCGGTCGTCTTTGCGCTTTATTACGCAGGTCTGCTTGCGCAGTTTTTCTTTTTGGAACAACAGGCACCAGTGGTGGCCTTTGTTATTGCGGGCGATTTTACAGGTGTTGCAGTTCAGGATAGAGCAGGATGCCCCGATGATCTCATTGCGGATATAGCCGGTAATATTTTCGAAGGCGCGGTTGACCGAGACAATCACGC
This window of the Deltaproteobacteria bacterium genome carries:
- a CDS encoding DUF1638 domain-containing protein; the encoded protein is MEKISFANVAIVSCGTMSLELNHLKKEGFLDTNHLYYTTPGLHQDIPELERQLVNMIDKAKQKAEKVLVVYGGKFCYVNVNEPTRLMQTIIKEQGPRVGRIQATQCMDMIATEEERRRIAQEMAGGEPVWWMTPGWVKFRKQVFKGWDKGIANENFPRHSGGAIVLDGIGYLDQYMAEDPEGFLEYCDWMGIPMQAYPVTLDRFKRLLGEAVENLAP
- a CDS encoding sigma 54-interacting transcriptional regulator, with product MFEKELDSYWKTVVDTIQDGVMIVNTDGVIVSVNRAFENITGYIRNEIIGASCSILNCNTCKIARNNKGHHWCLLFQKEKLRKQTCVIKRKDDRYVHVVKNASVLLDAEGNVAGAVETMTDITDLMDKEVQIEKFRRELKAEDRFHGMVGSSAAMQRVFDLITNAARSDAPVIIFGESGTGKELVAKAIHNSGNRKDAAYIKVNCAALNESLLESELFGHVKGAFTGAHKTRKGRFEAAQGGDLFLDEIGDLPLSTQIKLLRVLEEKVVERVGDNRPIHIDTRIISATSRNLSQLVEQGAYREDFYYRINVIPIHVPPLRERFGDIPILADTFFRRMQMKSGKKIEKISKTALESLMQYRWPGNVRELKSAFEYAFVSCNGPTLLPEHFPFDGSRDVNPVELAAEPAQSLDDIKKQRLVDALNRAKGNQSEAARILGISRTSVWSQMKRFNLNGK